The Deinococcus sp. KNUC1210 nucleotide sequence CCCCGACCACCGTATGTCGGCCAAAATCGCCTACGACGCCGTGACGCTGGCGCGAATTCCCAAGATTCTGAGCGAGGGGCAGCCGGAAAAAGTCGAGCCGTGGCGCAAACCCATCCGCTTTTACCAGTACCACGCCGACGCCAGCCCGTATCCGGAAGTATTCGTGGATATCTCGGACAGCATCGACCTCGCTGCGGGCGTGATGGAGTACTACCAGCAGTTTTACAAGTGGGAATTCACGCCGGACGCCTACCGCGAGGGACGGAAACGGACCGGGGCCATGTGCGGCGCGAAGTTTGCAGAGCGCTTTACCGTTCGCGCTGCACACGGGCGGGCCGTGGCCTATCTGGACTGAAAGCAGGCAGGGCGTTCCAGGCGACACCCGCCCTGAGCTACACTCTTCTGAATGTCCGAACCCATCACCTTCAAAGACACCATCGTGATCCGCAGCCGCCCGGACACCCTCTTTCGGCTGGCGCTCGACCCGAAACGGCGCGAGAAATGGGACCCGAACTATGCCCAGGCCCGGTACGTGGGAGAAGAAAAGCTCACCAGCGGAGCCGTGGTGCGCTTCAAGCTGCCTCGGCGACTGCTGGGCCTGAGCTTTACCGCCCGCTACGGGCAGGTCCAGGGGCCGACACGCGGTGGCTGGGAGAGCGTGCAGCCATTTGGCCCCGTCGAAAAACTGACGCAGGGCTGGATCTTCAAGCCGATTCCCGGCGGCACCGAAGTGACGCTCTCGACCAATGCCCGCGTGCGCTACCGCTGGCTGGCAAAACCCGTCGAGCGCATCCTGCGGCAGATGAGTGCCAGTGCCCTGCTCGAACTTCAGCGGCAGGTCGATAAGCAGGGCGCACAGCTGATGGAAGACACCGCCCGCGAGTATCAGCAGAAGCAGCGCGACGCCGAGAAGGCGGCCAAGCAGGCTGGCAAAAGAAAAAGTAAGAGGGCCGTGGACCGCTGCCCGCCGCCGCAGAAAGCTGCTGGTCGGCTGAAAGCTGATACACGTTTCCTAAAAGCTTCCTAGAACACCTGCACTCCCCCGGCACAGGTGGAGGTTTATGATGCGTCTCGGCAAGCAGGATGGGGGCTATACCCAGCGATGGCTTACTTGATGGAAGCACTTCCAAAGAGAACCTCTGGGCACCGATCCTCGTACATCATTCAGATATCAGGGCTCAATTCAGGTACAAAGGCTCAACGACCAAGGTTTAGAGGAGAGACGATGAAGCTAGGCATGATCGGACTGGGCAAGATGGGCGGCAACATGGTGACGCGGCTTCTTCAGGGTGGGCAGGAAGTGGTGGGCTATGACCTGTTCCCCGCCAACGTCGAAGCGGCGCGGGTGCACGGCGCACAGGGCGCAAGCACCCTCGACGAACTGATCGAGCAGCTTCCCGCGCCGCGTGCCGTCTGGGTCATGGTGCCCAGCGGCAAGGCCACCGAAGACACCATCATGACGCTGGCTTCCAAGATGAGTGCTGGCGACACCATCATCGACGGCGGCAACAGCAACTACAAAGACAGCATCCGGCGGGCGAGCGTGCTGGAAGGCATGGGCATTCACTTTGTCGATGTCGGCACCTCGGGCGGCATCTGGGGCCTGAAAGAAGGCTACGCCATGATGGTGGGCGGGCCGAAAGAAGCCGTGGACGCGCTGAGTCCGGTCTTTGAAGTGCTCGCCCCCACGCCCACCGAGGGCTGGGGCCGCATGGGGCCTTCGGGCAGCGGACACTACGTCAAGATGGTTCACAACGGCATCGAGTACGGCATGATGCAGGCATACGCCGAGGGCTTCGAGCTGCTGCACGCCAAGAAAGACTTCGGGCTGGACGTGGCGCAGATTGCCGAGCTGTGGCGACACGGCAGCGTGGTTCGCAGCTGGCTGCTCGACCTGACCGCCGACGCCATGAAGGCCGACACCGATTTCAACGATCTGTCGGACTACGTGGCCGACTCGGGCGAGGGCCGCTGGACGGTGCTCGACAGCCTGGAACTGGGGATTCCCACGCCGGTCATCACGCTGAGCGTGCAGATGCGCCTGAGAAGTCAGCAGGAAGTGAGCTACGCGGGCCAGATGCTCTCGGCCATGCGCCGCGCCTTCGGCGGACACGCGGTCAAGAAGCTGGACGAAGTGGCAAAGACCACCACCGTACAGGAAGTCAAGCCCAATACCCCGCCCGAAACCGCCCTCAGCACCGACGCCCCGGCAGTACCTGCCCACGATGAGGCGCGTCAGCTCGGTGAGCTGGGCAACGACCGCAAGGGAGAGTGAAACGGTGACGAATGAATCTCAGCAAGACCCGAAGCTGCCGCCCGCCTCCGAGTCGGCAGCGACGGCACCCAAGACCGTGACCATGCCCGAACCCACCCCCAATCCCTTCCGGGCGGGAATGCGCCGCAGCCGCGCCCCCGAACCCGCCACGCTGGTGATTTTCGGCGCAACCGGCGATCTGTCGCGCCGTAAACTGCTGCCCGCCGTCTTCGGTCTGTGGCAGGACGGGCTGCTGGGCAGCGCCTTCAACATCGTGGGCGTGGGCCGTCAGGAGATGACCGACGAGCAGTTCCGCGATTACGCGCTCGAAGCGCTGAAGACCAGCAAGGAAACCGATGCCATCCAGCCGGGCAGCCTGGAGAAATTCAGAGAGCTGCTGTACTACGAATTCGGCGACTTCGACAAAGACGACGTGTACGACCGCGTGGGCACCCAGCTCGACGAGGCCGAGAACGCACACGGCGGGCGCAAAAACGCGGTGTTCTATCTGAGCACGCCGCCCAGCCTGTTCGAGCCGATCAGCAACGGTCTGGGCCGCCTGAAACTGCAAGACCAGAGCGAGGGCTGGCGGCGCATCATCATCGAGAAGCCGTTCGGTACCACCCTCGAAACCGCCCGTCACCTGAACGACGCGATTCACGGCGTCTGGGACGAGTCACAGGTCTACCGCATCGACCACTATCTCGGCAAGGAGACGGTACAGAACCTGATGGCGATCAGGTTTGGCAACGCCATCTTCGAGCCGATCTGGAACCGCAGTTACGTCGATCACGTGCAGATCACCGCCGCCGAAGACCTGGGGCTGGAAGGCCGCGCCGGGTACTACGAGGAAGCGGGCATTCTGCGCGACATGCTTCAGAACCACCTGATGCAGCTGTTCACGCTGGTGGCGATGGAACCCCCGGTGGCCTTCGACGAGGGCGCGATCCGCGACGAGAAGGTGAAGGTGCTGCGGGCCGTCAAGCCGATTCCGAGAGAGAAGGTGGCGCATTCGGCAGTGCGCGGGCAATACGGCCCCGGCACGCTGGCAGGCGAGCGGGTGCCCGGCTACCGCGAGGAACCCGGCGTGAAGCCCGGCAGCAGCACCCCGACGTATGTGGCGGTCAAGTTCGAGATCGAGAACTGGCGCTGGCAGGGCGTACCCTTCTTTATTCGCACCGGAAAGCGGCTGCCCAAGAAGGTCACGGAAATCGCGGTGGTGTTCAAGAAGCCGCCGCTGGGTCTGTTTCCCGGCGGGCTCGAGCGCAACGTGCTGGCCTTCCGCATTCAGCCCGACGAAGGCGTGAGCCTGAAGTTTTCCAGCAAGACGCCGGGGCAGGAAAACCAGCTGCGCGAGGTCACGATGGACTTCCGCTACGACGCCTTCGGAGCCGGACTGGAAAGCCCGTACTCGCGTCTGGTGCTCGATGCCATGCTGGGCGACGCCACGCTGTTTCCCCGCGAGGACGAGGTGGATCACGCCTGGCAGCTCGTGACGGGCATGCTGGAAGCCTGGGACGGACAGGACGCGCCCGAGTTCCCCAACTACGCGGCCGGAAGCTGGGGGCCAGAAGCCGCCGACGCCCTGATGGGCCCGGATCGGCGCTGGAGAAGGCTGTAACGAGCGTGATGTGGTTCAGGTGATGAGTGATGTGGACTCAAAGCAGTTGGCGGAGATCTGGGGATTGTCGTCTCCGAGCTTCCAGCGACTCATCACTCATCCCGCATCGCCCATCACTGCTGTGAAGGAGTAACCATGCCTGAAGCCGTGCAATACAAACCTCTCGGCCCGGTGCATACCGACGTGCGGCACGTACAGAGCAGCCTGGATACGCTCTGGGACGAAGCGCAGGTCGAAACGCGGGCCTTTACCGGAAACATCATCGCGCTGACGACCAGTCGGCACCTCAAGCGCGTGCAGGACACACTTTCTGGCCTGGAAGGTCGCTACGCCGGGCGTCAGATCGTGGGCGTGATGGACGGCAACGAGCTAATCGGCGTACAGGCGAGCCTGATTCCGCAGAAGGGCGTGTATGTCGAGCGCGTGGTGCTGAATGCCAACCCCGAGCAGCTTCAGGGCGCGATTCTGCCGCTGCTGCGCCCCGCCACCATCAACCATGTGTGGTGGGCTTCTGAAACCGCGCCCGAAGGTGCGCTCCTCAAAGAGCTGACCGACATCGCCGATCAGGTGATTGCCGACAGCCTGACGCTGAATCTGCCGCCCAGCAACCACTATGCCCTGGCCGATCTGGGCTGGAGCCGCTCGGCGGGCTGGCGCGAGGCACTGGCACAGATCTTCGACAGCCCCGACGCAGCGGCCAGACTGTCGCAGGTGCAGAACCTGAAGGTCGCGTATGCCGGAGAGAACGACCTGGCGGCGCGGCTGTTCGCTGGCTGGATCGCCGCGACGCTGGGCTGGAGCAGCCTGGAGCGCGTGAACTTCGTGCAGGGGCACTGCCAGCGGGAAAATGGCGATTTATGCCATATCGAACTGACCGGCGACGGCGTGCGCTTTGCGCTGGAAACGGAAGGCAAGGAGATGTGCCGCGTTCATGCCGAGTTCAATCAGGTGGACCGTCAGACCGAGGTAGTCATTCCGCGCATGAGCCTGAGCGAAGGACTGGCCCGCGTAATGT carries:
- a CDS encoding PIG-L deacetylase family protein, whose amino-acid sequence is MNIMAVFAHPDDEIGCIGTLARHAARGDKVMLVWTTLGELASQFGDATHEEVTRIRREHGAWVAAQIGAEHTFFDMGDSRMTGGREEALQLARLYATFQPNAVITWSDDHPHPDHRMSAKIAYDAVTLARIPKILSEGQPEKVEPWRKPIRFYQYHADASPYPEVFVDISDSIDLAAGVMEYYQQFYKWEFTPDAYREGRKRTGAMCGAKFAERFTVRAAHGRAVAYLD
- a CDS encoding SRPBCC family protein, which gives rise to MSEPITFKDTIVIRSRPDTLFRLALDPKRREKWDPNYAQARYVGEEKLTSGAVVRFKLPRRLLGLSFTARYGQVQGPTRGGWESVQPFGPVEKLTQGWIFKPIPGGTEVTLSTNARVRYRWLAKPVERILRQMSASALLELQRQVDKQGAQLMEDTAREYQQKQRDAEKAAKQAGKRKSKRAVDRCPPPQKAAGRLKADTRFLKAS
- the gnd gene encoding phosphogluconate dehydrogenase (NAD(+)-dependent, decarboxylating); the encoded protein is MKLGMIGLGKMGGNMVTRLLQGGQEVVGYDLFPANVEAARVHGAQGASTLDELIEQLPAPRAVWVMVPSGKATEDTIMTLASKMSAGDTIIDGGNSNYKDSIRRASVLEGMGIHFVDVGTSGGIWGLKEGYAMMVGGPKEAVDALSPVFEVLAPTPTEGWGRMGPSGSGHYVKMVHNGIEYGMMQAYAEGFELLHAKKDFGLDVAQIAELWRHGSVVRSWLLDLTADAMKADTDFNDLSDYVADSGEGRWTVLDSLELGIPTPVITLSVQMRLRSQQEVSYAGQMLSAMRRAFGGHAVKKLDEVAKTTTVQEVKPNTPPETALSTDAPAVPAHDEARQLGELGNDRKGE
- the zwf gene encoding glucose-6-phosphate dehydrogenase produces the protein MPEPTPNPFRAGMRRSRAPEPATLVIFGATGDLSRRKLLPAVFGLWQDGLLGSAFNIVGVGRQEMTDEQFRDYALEALKTSKETDAIQPGSLEKFRELLYYEFGDFDKDDVYDRVGTQLDEAENAHGGRKNAVFYLSTPPSLFEPISNGLGRLKLQDQSEGWRRIIIEKPFGTTLETARHLNDAIHGVWDESQVYRIDHYLGKETVQNLMAIRFGNAIFEPIWNRSYVDHVQITAAEDLGLEGRAGYYEEAGILRDMLQNHLMQLFTLVAMEPPVAFDEGAIRDEKVKVLRAVKPIPREKVAHSAVRGQYGPGTLAGERVPGYREEPGVKPGSSTPTYVAVKFEIENWRWQGVPFFIRTGKRLPKKVTEIAVVFKKPPLGLFPGGLERNVLAFRIQPDEGVSLKFSSKTPGQENQLREVTMDFRYDAFGAGLESPYSRLVLDAMLGDATLFPREDEVDHAWQLVTGMLEAWDGQDAPEFPNYAAGSWGPEAADALMGPDRRWRRL
- a CDS encoding glucose-6-phosphate dehydrogenase assembly protein OpcA, which gives rise to MPEAVQYKPLGPVHTDVRHVQSSLDTLWDEAQVETRAFTGNIIALTTSRHLKRVQDTLSGLEGRYAGRQIVGVMDGNELIGVQASLIPQKGVYVERVVLNANPEQLQGAILPLLRPATINHVWWASETAPEGALLKELTDIADQVIADSLTLNLPPSNHYALADLGWSRSAGWREALAQIFDSPDAAARLSQVQNLKVAYAGENDLAARLFAGWIAATLGWSSLERVNFVQGHCQRENGDLCHIELTGDGVRFALETEGKEMCRVHAEFNQVDRQTEVVIPRMSLSEGLARVMSHPERAALFEAAWNLAHDSMAKA